Proteins co-encoded in one Candidatus Cloacimonadota bacterium genomic window:
- a CDS encoding protein kinase → MIIDRRYRLLENMGSGPLGSVWRAMDLRSGAILRLKLFQDLWGEESSGIFSAFGMWRRRCLRHPNLLSVYDFGRQDDGLYMVGEYFQNALTLSEGGFAAGREAEVWELLARVCLGLDALHRQGMTHGALKAENILFLKTRQGLEVKLADHGFGAPSTAPWNLPLRQGDESGNLSLRSGSFSPQDDLFSLGAVIYRMLTGRDPFSSRQIEAMRGQGRRWFSPLYPRELDPGIPMALQNLCLRLLAPEAENHVQSAAEVLSQIERASGREFSPSAGGGLANSIRHGGSVTRGDELGRLMDQLPRQDVGAGKTVCILGGEGMGASELLSLFRYEILGGEQHIFDYHCSPSQRDAFFALIKEYLGSLSAEELEKYQKTEGISPRMRAYLFAENEQEKGGMEPGFPDDDFQSLSPAKVSKLSVEAHPPLMADFDFAKRMIGELARIKPVVFVIRDIEHLHPHSIDFINFLAPWVAQQPILILMSSSDLRQVKLIRHPVLIQLHMFSVSQSAAYAKSLAGWELEEGFSQWLHRRSGGNPWMIREILASLAEKGDFSPGKSPAAQALEGFELPAEPLESIYASMSRLSPGAYLNLQKLSIVQTPISSGLIRHICKLGDSELYGLLSEAKFNEILQKEGKQHYFTFVETKEKFFEQCLPRMRKLVSLRVLQYFEATKVEDLATCRGLIEGARIAEDMASERRWLLRLYELFCQDHLQQEAFNSIAEVLRLHLDRGLELSPAELASDLGKFHRMLEFTASLTETDLLLHNQDKLPNCFEKFGLLGTLVLFQGDTKTALKHYERAEKLAATPGQKARARLWQGQIHARLNPPRLKKSLAGLELESVSFACQIKVATLMSAYDVYEDGHDLAAKRLEEFLAQQSPSQETDAMIELASLHNALGEIYSIQKDLAEAGEHFGIALNIWNSYNIRRHLAWIHNNLADLDLKQGFTATGLAHAEKAFAYAKDRGNRLAMGRALLNQGEAKIKMGAFEEAETLLLEAQELIKELKAEKYLVSIERNLALAKSKIIGFGHYYNFIAQREPKLVQGNISQINPLVKTYFYYLNEINNPKKLSNLILGNTQIDYVQIHEQEFYHNALSLLAMSEGDHDTALKQLKLALRFAGQINNHYAMAVLSVLQATCHYGLGQLDRAAEILRKAKPEIEQRNYLYWQLSLQILELKLKLTDPSQGLRELLRQLNDCLARCQSLKYYQLEVQLRQMKIQLLSKIGASQAAREEFRQYRQHLETITRDIDPQDRLNFLEVSQYHCADPALFKTMPMASRQSSNRLRLNEILFDTSNVNSLQRVKFLIGKGISQLIGPWSFVLMAWSEKLGAYQDFLSQNAQLPLPGEFGEHIEEAFQTQSLQSFEHQGKHIVVLPLGTSSRRVGHLVLSDGGELEYTPGELELLDNMRAPLTAMLVRAWDYSELYLRMEKMNRLIELSNELVNTKNLSELEQGMVSAAIELTGATRGFLIKKDAEGNNFFQVQLDMNGQIMSTAFGVSKTALGICQSTQSELKSTNAPMDKRFEDSFSVQDYGIQTIFCTPILEQDYSGYLYLDNAGESNREMYLNEEFTRLFIRLFQNAIQNSLQYSELIQKSAELSNLEQAKDYFTHIVSHEFNTPLFMLQAALNRLKQQEPEAKGKPWTQLEDAVRKLSITVADIQTMNRYNLTEKLPKKQIDLEEILRQVHQQIEILTRERRLHIRVELEKDLPLLWSSWSDLHLMIYNIVLNAVRFTNDNGIITIGARRSALPQETIDGQETLVIFVKDNGIGISQRRIREVFQKYYELGDIYAHKSGLVSYRSSGLGLGLAVSKRIAELHGGRIEIQSKENEGTSVFMILPNKKGG, encoded by the coding sequence ATGATAATAGACCGCCGCTACCGCCTTTTGGAAAACATGGGCTCCGGACCGCTTGGCAGCGTTTGGCGCGCCATGGACCTTCGAAGCGGAGCCATTTTGCGTTTGAAGCTGTTCCAAGACCTTTGGGGAGAGGAATCCAGCGGGATTTTCAGCGCCTTTGGAATGTGGCGTCGCCGCTGTTTGCGCCATCCGAACCTGCTGAGTGTTTACGATTTTGGACGGCAGGACGACGGCCTCTACATGGTGGGGGAATATTTTCAGAACGCATTAACCCTGAGCGAAGGAGGCTTCGCGGCGGGACGTGAGGCGGAGGTTTGGGAGCTTTTGGCGCGGGTTTGTCTGGGTTTGGACGCACTTCACCGCCAGGGAATGACGCATGGCGCCCTGAAAGCGGAAAATATCCTTTTTCTGAAAACGAGGCAAGGCCTCGAAGTAAAGCTGGCTGACCACGGTTTTGGCGCTCCCAGCACGGCGCCCTGGAATCTGCCCCTCCGTCAAGGCGATGAGAGCGGGAATCTTAGCCTGCGTTCCGGAAGCTTTTCCCCGCAGGACGACCTGTTTTCCCTGGGCGCGGTAATCTATCGCATGCTCACGGGTAGGGACCCTTTCAGTTCACGCCAGATTGAAGCGATGCGAGGACAGGGTCGGCGCTGGTTTTCGCCGCTTTATCCCAGGGAATTGGACCCGGGGATTCCCATGGCTTTGCAAAATCTATGTCTCAGGCTTTTGGCGCCGGAGGCTGAAAACCACGTCCAAAGCGCGGCGGAGGTTCTTTCCCAAATCGAGCGCGCCAGCGGACGAGAGTTTTCTCCTTCAGCGGGAGGAGGCTTGGCAAATTCCATCCGCCATGGAGGCAGCGTGACCCGTGGCGACGAGCTGGGCAGGCTTATGGACCAGCTTCCCAGACAGGATGTGGGCGCGGGAAAAACCGTGTGTATCCTGGGCGGGGAGGGAATGGGCGCCAGCGAATTGCTCAGCCTGTTCCGTTATGAGATTTTGGGCGGGGAACAACATATTTTCGACTACCATTGCAGTCCCAGCCAACGTGACGCCTTTTTCGCGCTGATTAAGGAATATCTGGGGTCGCTGTCGGCGGAAGAGCTGGAGAAATATCAAAAGACCGAGGGGATTTCGCCCCGGATGCGTGCCTATCTCTTTGCCGAAAATGAGCAGGAAAAAGGTGGGATGGAGCCTGGATTCCCGGATGACGATTTTCAGAGCTTGTCTCCAGCGAAAGTGAGCAAACTTTCCGTCGAAGCCCATCCACCCTTGATGGCGGATTTTGATTTTGCCAAGAGGATGATTGGTGAATTGGCGCGGATTAAACCCGTTGTTTTCGTTATTCGAGACATCGAACACCTCCACCCCCACAGTATAGATTTCATCAACTTCCTTGCGCCCTGGGTGGCTCAACAGCCCATTTTAATCCTGATGAGCAGCAGCGATTTGAGACAGGTGAAGCTTATCCGCCATCCGGTGTTAATCCAGCTTCACATGTTCAGCGTTTCCCAAAGCGCGGCGTATGCCAAAAGCCTGGCGGGCTGGGAACTGGAGGAGGGTTTTTCGCAATGGCTACACCGGCGTTCGGGCGGAAACCCCTGGATGATTCGGGAAATTTTGGCTTCTTTGGCGGAAAAGGGAGATTTCAGCCCCGGTAAAAGCCCCGCAGCCCAGGCGCTGGAAGGCTTTGAACTGCCCGCTGAACCGCTGGAATCCATCTACGCCAGCATGAGCCGCTTGAGCCCGGGGGCATATCTGAACCTTCAAAAACTGTCCATCGTGCAGACACCCATTTCCAGCGGACTGATTCGCCATATCTGTAAGCTTGGCGACAGTGAGCTTTACGGGCTTCTCAGCGAAGCGAAATTCAACGAGATTCTCCAAAAGGAAGGAAAACAACACTATTTCACCTTTGTGGAAACCAAGGAAAAATTCTTTGAACAGTGTTTGCCCCGGATGCGGAAGTTGGTTTCACTGAGGGTGTTACAATATTTTGAAGCCACCAAGGTGGAAGACCTTGCCACCTGTCGGGGCTTGATTGAGGGAGCCAGAATCGCCGAGGATATGGCAAGCGAAAGACGCTGGCTCTTGAGGCTTTACGAGCTTTTCTGTCAGGACCATCTGCAACAGGAAGCTTTCAATTCCATCGCGGAGGTTTTGAGGCTCCATCTGGATCGAGGGTTGGAGCTTTCCCCCGCAGAATTGGCGAGCGATTTGGGCAAATTCCACCGGATGTTGGAATTCACCGCCAGCCTGACGGAGACGGATTTGCTTTTGCATAACCAGGATAAACTGCCCAACTGCTTTGAGAAATTTGGGCTTTTGGGAACCCTGGTCTTGTTTCAAGGGGACACGAAAACGGCTTTGAAACATTATGAGAGAGCGGAGAAACTGGCGGCAACCCCGGGTCAAAAGGCACGGGCGCGGCTCTGGCAGGGACAAATCCACGCCCGGCTGAACCCTCCGAGATTGAAAAAAAGCCTCGCCGGTTTGGAGCTGGAAAGCGTTTCCTTTGCCTGTCAGATCAAGGTGGCAACGCTGATGTCTGCCTATGATGTGTATGAAGATGGCCACGACCTCGCCGCAAAAAGGCTCGAGGAATTTCTGGCTCAGCAAAGCCCCAGCCAGGAAACGGACGCCATGATTGAGCTGGCTTCGCTACATAACGCTCTGGGCGAAATTTACAGCATTCAAAAGGATTTGGCTGAGGCGGGTGAACACTTTGGCATCGCGCTGAATATCTGGAACAGCTATAATATCCGGCGCCATCTGGCTTGGATTCATAATAATCTGGCGGATTTGGACCTCAAACAGGGCTTCACCGCCACTGGACTGGCTCACGCTGAGAAAGCCTTCGCCTACGCCAAAGACCGTGGAAACCGCCTGGCGATGGGCAGAGCGCTTTTGAACCAGGGTGAGGCGAAAATCAAGATGGGCGCGTTTGAGGAAGCGGAAACCCTCCTCTTGGAAGCCCAGGAGCTTATCAAAGAGCTGAAAGCGGAAAAATATCTCGTTTCCATCGAACGCAACCTGGCGCTGGCCAAGAGCAAAATTATCGGTTTCGGACATTATTATAACTTCATCGCGCAGCGTGAACCGAAGCTGGTTCAAGGCAATATTTCCCAAATCAACCCCCTGGTGAAAACTTATTTTTACTATTTGAACGAAATCAATAACCCCAAGAAGCTGAGCAACCTGATTTTGGGAAACACGCAGATTGATTATGTCCAAATCCATGAACAGGAGTTTTATCACAACGCGCTGAGCCTTTTGGCGATGTCGGAGGGCGACCACGACACCGCGCTGAAACAGCTTAAATTGGCGCTGCGCTTTGCCGGACAGATTAACAATCATTATGCCATGGCGGTTTTGAGCGTGTTACAGGCGACCTGTCACTATGGCTTGGGACAGCTTGACCGCGCCGCGGAGATTCTGCGCAAAGCCAAGCCGGAAATCGAGCAGCGGAACTATCTGTATTGGCAGTTGAGCCTCCAGATTTTGGAATTGAAACTGAAGCTGACTGACCCTTCCCAGGGCTTGCGGGAGCTTTTACGCCAGCTAAACGATTGTCTGGCACGCTGTCAGAGCTTGAAGTATTACCAATTGGAAGTTCAGCTTAGACAGATGAAAATCCAGCTTCTTTCCAAAATCGGAGCGAGCCAGGCGGCGCGGGAGGAATTTCGCCAGTATCGCCAACACCTGGAAACCATCACGCGGGACATCGACCCTCAGGACCGACTGAACTTTTTGGAGGTGAGCCAATATCACTGCGCAGACCCCGCTCTTTTCAAAACAATGCCCATGGCTTCCCGCCAAAGCAGCAACAGGCTGAGACTGAATGAGATATTGTTCGACACCTCGAATGTGAACAGCCTCCAGAGGGTTAAATTCCTCATCGGCAAGGGAATCAGCCAGCTCATTGGGCCTTGGAGCTTTGTCCTGATGGCGTGGTCGGAAAAACTGGGCGCCTACCAGGATTTCCTCAGCCAAAACGCCCAGCTTCCGCTTCCCGGAGAATTTGGCGAGCATATCGAGGAAGCGTTCCAAACTCAGAGCCTGCAAAGTTTTGAACATCAAGGGAAACATATTGTTGTCCTGCCTTTGGGCACATCCAGCCGCAGGGTTGGCCATCTGGTTTTGAGCGACGGCGGCGAACTGGAATACACTCCGGGTGAATTGGAGCTTTTGGACAACATGAGAGCGCCGCTGACCGCCATGTTGGTGAGAGCCTGGGACTATTCCGAGCTTTATCTGCGCATGGAAAAGATGAACCGGCTCATCGAGCTTTCAAACGAGCTGGTGAACACCAAAAATTTGAGTGAACTGGAACAGGGCATGGTTTCCGCCGCCATTGAACTCACCGGCGCCACCAGAGGCTTCCTGATTAAAAAAGACGCCGAGGGAAACAACTTTTTCCAGGTTCAACTGGATATGAATGGCCAGATTATGAGCACCGCGTTTGGGGTCAGCAAAACCGCGTTGGGAATCTGTCAGAGCACGCAAAGTGAGCTGAAATCCACCAACGCGCCCATGGATAAACGGTTTGAGGATTCCTTCAGCGTTCAGGATTATGGGATTCAAACCATCTTTTGCACGCCCATTCTTGAGCAGGATTACAGCGGCTATCTCTATCTGGACAACGCCGGGGAAAGCAATCGCGAGATGTATTTGAACGAGGAATTCACACGGCTTTTCATCCGGCTTTTCCAAAACGCCATCCAAAATTCCCTGCAATATTCTGAACTCATCCAAAAAAGCGCGGAATTGAGCAATCTGGAACAAGCCAAGGATTATTTTACCCATATCGTGAGCCATGAATTCAACACCCCGCTCTTTATGTTGCAAGCGGCGCTCAACCGCCTGAAACAACAGGAACCGGAAGCCAAGGGAAAACCCTGGACACAGCTTGAGGACGCGGTTAGAAAGCTTTCCATCACGGTGGCGGACATCCAAACCATGAACCGCTATAACCTCACGGAAAAGCTGCCCAAAAAGCAGATTGACCTGGAAGAGATTTTGAGACAGGTTCACCAACAGATTGAAATCCTCACCCGCGAGCGCAGGCTTCACATCCGGGTGGAACTGGAAAAGGATTTGCCTCTGCTTTGGTCCAGTTGGTCTGACCTGCATCTGATGATTTACAACATCGTTCTCAACGCTGTCCGCTTTACAAACGACAACGGGATTATCACGATTGGCGCGCGCCGCTCGGCCTTACCACAGGAAACGATTGATGGCCAGGAGACCCTGGTTATCTTTGTGAAAGACAACGGCATCGGCATTTCACAACGCCGTATCCGTGAGGTTTTTCAAAAATACTATGAACTTGGGGATATTTACGCCCACAAAAGCGGCCTGGTGTCCTATCGCAGCAGCGGACTGGGATTGGGATTGGCGGTTTCCAAACGCATCGCCGAGCTCCATGGTGGTCGCATTGAGATTCAAAGCAAGGAAAATGAGGGCACATCTGTGTTCATGATTTTGCCAAACAAAAAAGGAGGATGA
- a CDS encoding N-6 DNA methylase — protein sequence MAVQSHSQIASFIWSICNLLRGPYKRNEYRKVILPFTVLRRFDCVLAPTKDKVLEELPHLYGKSDSIIYESLKKITGVPFYNKSRLDMKKLLDDPENIAINLQSYINDFSPNVRKIIENFAFSVQIERLHEANLLYLVLQRFVNDELDLSPEAVDNMQMGLVFEELIRVGAEQSNEEAGEHFTPREVIKLMVNLLLSPEADLAKSHVVKTIFDPACGTGGMLTAAETHIKELNRDAQPHLFGQDWNKESYAVCRSDMLIKDEKGDIRFGCSFEQDGFPAHKFDYMLANPPFGVEWKKQQLSITKEHENMGYDGRFGAGLPRINDGSLLFLMHMISKMRAVEDGGSRIGIVFNGSPLFTGDAGSGESNIRRWIIENDWLEAIIALPDQLFYNTGISTYIWIITNKKEAHRQGKIQLIDARQFYHKMRKSLGNKRNIIGDGEDGRFDHISLITRIHSDFIPNQKLESPGNGEPQTLIVSKIFDNADFGYQKITVERPLRLNFQASAQRIAKLDDISAFAKLAQSKKKDPFERQLEIEAGKAMQEQIKSVLSAMDVEAVHKNREQFLKTLKQTLSQHNLSLPAPLLKAILDALSERDETADICHDSKGRPEPDPELRDTESVPLKEDIASYFQREVLPHVSDAWIDHSKTKTGYEIPLNRHFYVYQPPRPLAEIEAEMMALEDEIAKMLSSNKI from the coding sequence ATGGCGGTCCAATCTCATTCCCAAATCGCGTCTTTCATCTGGAGCATCTGCAATCTTCTGCGCGGTCCCTACAAGCGCAATGAATACCGCAAGGTAATCCTCCCCTTTACGGTGCTCCGGCGCTTTGATTGCGTTCTTGCGCCCACCAAGGACAAGGTTCTGGAAGAGCTGCCGCACCTTTATGGCAAATCCGACAGCATCATCTACGAAAGCCTAAAAAAGATTACAGGCGTTCCCTTTTACAACAAATCCAGGCTGGACATGAAGAAACTCCTGGATGACCCCGAAAACATCGCCATCAACCTGCAATCCTACATCAACGACTTTTCCCCCAATGTGCGCAAGATTATTGAAAACTTCGCCTTTTCTGTGCAAATAGAGCGCCTGCATGAGGCAAACCTGCTCTATCTCGTGCTGCAGCGCTTTGTAAATGATGAACTTGACCTCAGCCCCGAGGCTGTGGATAATATGCAGATGGGCCTTGTGTTTGAAGAGCTCATCCGCGTGGGCGCCGAGCAATCCAATGAAGAAGCCGGAGAGCATTTCACACCCCGCGAAGTCATCAAACTGATGGTGAATTTGCTCCTCAGTCCGGAAGCAGACCTGGCAAAAAGCCATGTGGTGAAAACCATCTTTGACCCCGCCTGCGGAACCGGAGGCATGCTCACTGCCGCGGAAACCCACATCAAAGAGCTTAACCGCGATGCCCAGCCCCACCTCTTTGGTCAGGACTGGAACAAGGAATCCTATGCCGTCTGCCGTTCAGACATGCTCATCAAAGACGAAAAAGGGGATATCCGTTTTGGCTGCTCCTTCGAGCAGGATGGCTTTCCCGCCCACAAATTCGACTATATGCTTGCCAATCCGCCCTTCGGCGTGGAATGGAAAAAACAGCAGCTTTCCATCACCAAAGAACATGAAAACATGGGCTACGATGGCAGGTTTGGAGCCGGGCTTCCCCGCATCAATGACGGCTCCCTGCTTTTTTTGATGCACATGATTTCCAAAATGCGCGCTGTGGAGGATGGCGGCAGCAGGATAGGCATCGTTTTCAATGGCTCCCCGCTTTTCACAGGCGACGCCGGCAGCGGTGAGAGCAATATCCGCAGATGGATAATCGAAAACGACTGGCTGGAAGCCATCATCGCCCTGCCCGACCAGCTTTTCTACAACACCGGCATCAGCACCTACATCTGGATTATAACAAACAAAAAAGAAGCGCACCGCCAAGGCAAAATCCAGCTTATCGACGCCCGCCAATTCTATCACAAAATGCGCAAAAGCCTGGGTAACAAACGCAACATCATCGGTGACGGCGAAGATGGCCGCTTCGACCACATCAGCCTGATAACCCGCATCCACAGCGATTTCATCCCCAACCAGAAGCTTGAATCCCCCGGCAATGGGGAGCCTCAAACGCTTATCGTCAGCAAAATCTTTGACAACGCGGATTTCGGCTACCAAAAAATCACCGTGGAACGCCCCCTGCGCCTGAATTTCCAAGCCTCTGCCCAGCGCATAGCCAAGCTGGACGACATTTCCGCCTTTGCCAAACTTGCCCAAAGCAAAAAGAAGGACCCATTCGAGCGCCAGCTTGAAATCGAAGCCGGCAAAGCCATGCAGGAGCAGATAAAATCAGTACTGAGCGCCATGGATGTGGAAGCCGTTCACAAAAACCGGGAGCAATTTCTAAAAACGCTCAAGCAAACCCTTTCCCAACACAATTTGTCTTTGCCCGCTCCCCTGCTCAAAGCCATTCTGGATGCGCTTTCCGAGCGCGACGAAACCGCAGACATCTGCCACGACAGCAAAGGCAGACCGGAACCTGACCCCGAATTGCGGGACACGGAAAGCGTCCCCCTCAAAGAGGATATCGCTTCATACTTCCAAAGGGAAGTGCTGCCCCATGTATCCGATGCCTGGATAGACCACTCCAAAACCAAAACAGGCTATGAAATCCCACTCAACCGTCATTTCTATGTATATCAGCCGCCCCGCCCGCTGGCAGAAATTGAAGCGGAAATGATGGCGTTGGAAGATGAGATAGCCAAGATGCTCAGCAGCAATAAAATATAA
- a CDS encoding virulence RhuM family protein, which yields MDMKKQTTKENPVEIAFYSDPEGTQRIEVFYEDESLWLSQKRMAELYGVEVNTINYHLKEIFLSGELDETSVIRKIRITADDGKKYLTGLYSLDAIIAVGYRVNSYQATRFRIWATKVVKEYMIKGFALDDKRLKQGLNWGKDYFEELLERIREIRASERRFYQKITDIYAQCSIDYDPKSPVTQGFYASVQNKLHWAIAKKTAAEIIAERADSTKPNMGLSTWNNAPHGKILKSDVLVAKNYLSEEEIRELNRLVSMYLDLAELQAERRITMTMKDWAERLNKFLEFNEYDILEGAGKISAQISKEIAGKEYQKFRIIQDKKYVSDFDKRIKTLKKKKD from the coding sequence ATGGATATGAAAAAACAAACAACAAAAGAAAACCCCGTTGAGATTGCATTTTACTCTGACCCGGAAGGAACCCAGCGTATCGAGGTATTTTATGAGGACGAATCTCTTTGGTTGAGCCAAAAAAGGATGGCAGAATTATACGGCGTGGAGGTTAATACCATAAACTACCATCTCAAGGAAATTTTCCTAAGTGGTGAACTGGATGAGACTTCAGTTATTCGAAAAATTCGAATAACTGCAGATGACGGCAAAAAATACCTTACAGGATTATATAGCTTGGATGCCATCATCGCCGTGGGTTATAGAGTAAATTCCTACCAAGCCACCAGATTCAGGATTTGGGCAACAAAAGTCGTCAAAGAATATATGATAAAAGGCTTTGCCTTGGATGACAAAAGATTGAAACAGGGTTTGAATTGGGGTAAGGACTATTTTGAAGAACTGCTGGAACGGATAAGAGAAATTCGTGCCTCAGAACGCAGGTTCTATCAAAAAATAACTGATATCTACGCTCAATGTTCAATTGATTACGACCCAAAATCTCCAGTTACTCAAGGGTTTTATGCCTCGGTGCAAAATAAACTGCATTGGGCGATAGCCAAAAAGACGGCAGCGGAAATTATTGCTGAAAGAGCAGACAGCACAAAACCAAACATGGGTTTGAGCACCTGGAATAATGCACCACATGGAAAAATACTGAAATCCGATGTTTTGGTTGCAAAAAATTACCTAAGCGAAGAAGAGATCAGGGAACTTAACAGGCTAGTATCCATGTATCTTGATTTGGCAGAATTGCAAGCGGAAAGACGCATCACCATGACCATGAAGGATTGGGCTGAGCGGCTGAACAAATTTCTTGAATTCAATGAATATGATATCCTTGAAGGAGCTGGAAAAATATCGGCGCAAATCTCAAAAGAAATTGCGGGAAAAGAATATCAGAAATTTCGTATCATACAAGACAAGAAATATGTGAGCGACTTTGATAAAAGAATCAAAACACTAAAAAAGAAAAAGGATTGA